The following proteins are encoded in a genomic region of Cyclonatronum proteinivorum:
- a CDS encoding SGNH/GDSL hydrolase family protein codes for MLKNLAAFFLGLFAALLLAEVLLRVWSPVEIRVRGDRILLPYHAVYEFRQAEVPGLDTQIRHTKNSLGFRGPEPDALPQDVPRIITVGGSTTEGFYLSDGRDWPAVMASSLEAAGHEVWVNNAAMDGHSTIGHLVLLEDYLLSLQPDFILVKAGLNDIGRSDSHERRIRSGLRFSSPADFIRSASYYSETVATLLHLYRMYLAGDAGIRHQFLDLKQQPVLDAIDREEADRAVAWHAHYFTDAYRTRLSRFVEMSLESGITPVLITQAILAGAGTDPVTGVDLAKLLYRGGSGYQLWRVLELYNDVTREVADAYDIPLIDLAGTMEKSSEYFYDMFHFSNAGAAVAGTIIANGMSEVLTDTAALQQQSGTALP; via the coding sequence ATGCTGAAGAATCTTGCAGCATTTTTCCTGGGACTTTTTGCAGCCTTACTGCTGGCAGAGGTGTTGCTGCGGGTATGGAGTCCCGTTGAAATCCGGGTGAGGGGCGACCGTATTCTGCTGCCTTATCATGCGGTTTATGAGTTCCGGCAGGCAGAAGTACCCGGCCTCGATACGCAGATCAGGCATACCAAAAACAGCTTAGGCTTCAGAGGCCCTGAACCCGATGCGCTTCCGCAGGATGTGCCGCGTATCATCACCGTGGGGGGAAGCACTACGGAGGGCTTCTACCTCTCTGATGGCAGGGACTGGCCCGCCGTTATGGCTTCTTCTCTTGAAGCCGCGGGGCATGAAGTCTGGGTCAACAATGCTGCAATGGACGGTCACTCAACCATCGGGCACCTCGTTCTCCTTGAAGACTACCTGCTGTCCCTGCAGCCTGATTTTATTCTCGTGAAAGCGGGTCTGAACGATATTGGCAGAAGTGACAGCCATGAGCGCCGTATCCGATCCGGACTTCGGTTTTCATCGCCCGCTGACTTCATCAGATCAGCTTCTTACTACAGCGAAACGGTCGCGACACTACTGCATCTGTATCGGATGTATCTTGCGGGCGATGCCGGGATCAGGCATCAGTTTTTAGATCTCAAGCAACAGCCCGTACTGGATGCCATTGACAGGGAGGAAGCTGACCGGGCAGTTGCCTGGCATGCTCATTACTTTACCGATGCATACCGGACGCGCCTCAGCCGCTTTGTGGAAATGTCCCTTGAGTCAGGCATTACGCCGGTTTTGATTACGCAGGCCATATTGGCCGGAGCAGGCACTGACCCGGTAACCGGGGTTGATTTGGCAAAACTCTTGTACAGGGGAGGAAGCGGGTATCAGCTGTGGCGTGTGCTCGAGTTGTACAACGACGTAACCCGTGAAGTTGCTGATGCCTATGACATTCCCCTGATTGATTTAGCCGGTACCATGGAAAAATCGTCTGAGTATTTTTATGATATGTTCCATTTTTCAAATGCCGGCGCTGCAGTAGCCGGGACTATTATCGCCAACGGTATGTCAGAGGTGCTGACAG
- a CDS encoding alpha/beta hydrolase family protein translates to METENPTLPGNPELPSSQEELQSLAALDTGTYRYSVEDYFRKPALSAFKLSPGGTWIAYRERDEHGRRPIFVRHFETGEVRKVLDEGDELIDGYLWVTDDRLLYVQDKSGDENHQLYGINVDGTGFQALTPFDGVKVMLLNQLKEDPEHIIIQMNKENPQLFEPYKINVNTGALEKLYTNDNPMSPVMGYQFDKDGRLRALTRQENGVEYVLLYRKDEDAPFEEVVRTGWQDSFGLLGFDYTSDNPHLAYVSSNLESDTEELIRYDLATRTKTETLFRHETYDAGGLTTSRKRGFEIDFYYYTGEKDIIIPVSETFTRLHSIFTAYFQGMEFSVAGRTDDESRYLLYAGSDRNYGAYYLYDTASDSFEKIAEMMPHLNPADMAEMRPVQFKSRDGLTLHGYLTLPAEASEGKVPLIVNPHGGPYGPRDEWGFNPEAQLFASRGYATLQINYRGSGGYGKKFYLAGSKQIGRRMLDDLEDGVAFALENFSIDPQRVAIYGGSYGGLAALGSLVKTPELYCCAVDYVGVSNLFTFYESFPPYWKPFMGQLRAQWYDFEDETDQEIMKQVSPALNTEKITRPVYVVQGANDPRVNINESDQMVANLRARSFHVPYMVKYNEGHGFQHEENRIELYKTMLGFFARHLRN, encoded by the coding sequence ATGGAAACAGAAAACCCAACGCTGCCCGGTAACCCGGAACTGCCCTCCTCACAAGAAGAACTTCAGTCCCTCGCCGCCCTCGACACCGGCACCTACCGCTACTCTGTAGAAGACTACTTCCGAAAGCCCGCCCTCTCGGCCTTTAAACTCTCCCCCGGCGGCACCTGGATCGCCTACCGCGAGCGCGACGAACACGGTCGCCGCCCAATCTTCGTCCGGCACTTCGAAACCGGTGAAGTCCGGAAAGTGCTCGATGAAGGCGACGAGCTGATTGACGGCTACCTGTGGGTCACCGACGACCGCCTCCTCTACGTGCAGGACAAAAGCGGGGACGAAAACCATCAGCTCTACGGCATCAATGTGGACGGCACCGGCTTTCAGGCGCTCACCCCTTTCGACGGGGTGAAGGTAATGCTGCTCAATCAGCTCAAGGAAGATCCGGAACACATCATCATACAGATGAACAAGGAAAACCCGCAGCTGTTCGAGCCCTACAAGATCAATGTCAACACCGGCGCCCTCGAAAAGCTGTACACCAACGACAACCCGATGTCGCCGGTGATGGGCTATCAGTTCGACAAAGACGGCCGGCTGCGGGCGCTCACCCGTCAGGAAAACGGGGTTGAATACGTGCTGCTTTATCGTAAAGATGAAGACGCGCCTTTTGAAGAAGTCGTGCGCACCGGCTGGCAGGACAGCTTCGGACTACTGGGATTCGACTATACCTCCGATAACCCGCACCTCGCCTACGTAAGCTCCAATCTCGAAAGTGACACCGAAGAGCTCATCCGCTACGACCTTGCGACCCGCACCAAAACCGAGACCCTGTTCCGGCACGAAACCTACGATGCCGGTGGCCTCACAACGTCCCGCAAGCGCGGCTTCGAGATCGACTTCTATTATTATACCGGTGAAAAAGACATCATCATCCCCGTGAGTGAGACCTTCACGCGCCTTCACAGCATTTTTACCGCGTATTTTCAGGGGATGGAATTCAGCGTTGCCGGGCGCACGGATGATGAATCCCGCTACCTGCTGTATGCCGGCAGCGACCGCAACTACGGCGCCTACTACCTGTACGACACCGCCTCCGACAGCTTCGAAAAAATCGCGGAGATGATGCCGCACCTCAATCCGGCTGACATGGCGGAGATGCGTCCGGTGCAGTTTAAAAGCCGCGACGGACTCACCCTGCACGGCTACCTCACCCTGCCCGCCGAAGCTTCCGAAGGAAAAGTGCCGCTGATCGTGAATCCGCACGGCGGCCCGTATGGTCCGCGGGACGAGTGGGGCTTCAACCCCGAGGCGCAGCTTTTTGCAAGCCGCGGCTATGCGACCCTGCAAATCAACTACCGCGGCTCCGGCGGATACGGCAAGAAGTTCTACCTCGCCGGCAGCAAGCAAATTGGTCGCCGCATGCTCGATGACCTGGAAGATGGCGTTGCTTTCGCCCTCGAAAACTTTAGCATCGACCCGCAGCGTGTTGCGATTTACGGCGGCAGTTACGGCGGACTCGCCGCACTCGGCTCCCTCGTCAAAACCCCGGAGCTGTACTGCTGCGCCGTAGATTACGTGGGCGTATCCAACCTCTTCACCTTCTACGAATCCTTCCCGCCGTACTGGAAACCCTTCATGGGTCAGCTCCGCGCACAGTGGTACGATTTTGAAGATGAAACCGATCAGGAAATTATGAAACAGGTTTCCCCGGCCCTGAACACAGAGAAAATTACGCGTCCGGTGTATGTGGTACAGGGCGCGAATGATCCGCGGGTGAACATCAACGAGTCCGATCAGATGGTCGCCAACCTGCGTGCACGCAGTTTCCACGTGCCTTATATGGTGAAGTACAACGAAGGGCACGGCTTTCAGCACGAAGAGAACCGCATCGAACTCTATAAAACGATGTTAGGCTTTTTTGCGCGCCATTTGCGAAACTGA
- the rpmB gene encoding 50S ribosomal protein L28 produces the protein MSRRDDITGSKAMNGYRSSKANNKTKRLFHLNLQKRKFYIPEEDRWVTLKVSSKTLRTINKNGIYAVLKKNGLLNKI, from the coding sequence ATGTCACGCAGAGACGATATTACAGGGTCTAAAGCCATGAACGGCTACCGTTCATCGAAGGCGAACAATAAGACCAAGCGTCTTTTCCATCTTAACCTTCAGAAAAGAAAGTTCTACATTCCGGAAGAAGACCGCTGGGTAACGCTGAAGGTTAGCTCCAAAACCCTTCGCACCATCAACAAGAATGGAATTTACGCCGTGCTGAAGAAGAACGGATTACTTAACAAAATCTAA
- the rpmG gene encoding 50S ribosomal protein L33, translating to MMAKAKGNRIQVILECTEKPGTSRYVTTKNRRTTTGRMELKKYNPVLRKHTVHKEIK from the coding sequence ATTATGGCAAAAGCAAAAGGCAACCGTATTCAGGTTATTCTGGAATGCACCGAAAAGCCCGGTACTTCCCGCTATGTTACCACTAAAAACCGCAGAACGACCACCGGTCGTATGGAACTGAAGAAGTACAATCCTGTTCTGCGCAAGCACACTGTGCACAAAGAAATCAAATAA
- a CDS encoding DUF4295 family protein, with amino-acid sequence MAKKQSFGEKVLAAKMAQRKMAKVIIAHKSQQGSAKFKEAIVDADKINDFISANRA; translated from the coding sequence ATGGCTAAGAAGCAATCATTCGGTGAAAAAGTGCTTGCCGCTAAAATGGCACAGCGCAAAATGGCGAAAGTCATCATCGCACATAAATCCCAACAGGGCTCCGCGAAATTTAAGGAAGCAATCGTTGATGCAGATAAAATCAATGATTTCATTTCTGCCAACCGCGCCTGA
- the metH gene encoding methionine synthase, giving the protein MSDNTIAPAKTETLKNLLRTRVLVLDGAMGTMIQKHNLEEEDFRGTRFQDWPVNLKGNNDLLSITRPDIIRGIHEAFLEAGADIIETNTFSSNRISLADYQQEAFTHELNVASARLAREAADAFTAQNPDKPRFVAGAMGPTNRTLSMSPDVNDPGYRAVTFEELSAAYYEQIEGLVEGGADILLVETIFDTLNAKAALYAIQQHAQHTGMQLPVMISGTIVDQSGRTLSGQTTRAFWTSLMHTPNLISIGLNCALGSKQMRPFIQELSRVSHVCTSLYPNAGLPNEFGEYDESAEYFGNAIRDYLNDGFLNLVGGCCGTTPEHIAAVARQAAQAKPRELPRPTRLLSLSGLEPLVITPETNFVNIGERTNVTGSPRFARLIKEDNLDEALSVARQQVENGAQIIDINMDEGMLDSEALMRRFLNLLAAEPDISRVPVMIDSSKWSVLKAGLESTQGKCVVNSISLKEGEEAFKAQAREIMKYGAAVVVMAFDEQGQADVYERKIEVCARAYRILVDEVGFPPQDIIFDPNVLTVATGIEEHNSYALDFIRATKWIKENLPHAKVSGGISNISFSFRGNNPVREAMHSAFLFHAIRAGLDMGIVNAGMLEVYDDIPQDLLTHVEDVLLNRHPDATERLVTFAENFVSNGKQKEVKTLEWREKSVEERLQYALLKGIVDFVEDDTEEARLKYPEPLQVIEGPLMDGMNVVGDLFGEGKMFLPQVVKSARVMKKSVAVLIPYIEEAQRQAQTSTAKAKVLLATVKGDVHDIGKNIVGVVLACNNFEVIDLGVMVPAEKILEEAQRQQVDVIGLSGLITPSLDEMVHVAKEMERLGMKIPLLIGGATTSRIHTAVKIAPHYSGPVIHVLDASRSVPVVGKLTTESMREGFASEVRSEYETLAEGHRNKGERESYRSFAAAVANRTPINWKAEDLAKPNKTGIQVFEDVDLAELRPYIDWTPFFITWQLAGKYPAILEDEIVGEQARLLFQDANALLDEIIRDKSLTAKAVMGIFPANAVGEDVEIYSDENRTEVRAVFRMLRQQTQKRAGQPNRSLADFIAPKETGLPDYFGAFAVTTGIGIETLLEQCARENDDYKSIMIKAVADRLAEALAEYLHERVRREIWGYAPEENLTNDELIREHYRGIRPAPGYPACPDHTEKQTLFDLLLVPETTGISLTESFAMYPAASVSGFYLAHPESAYFRVGRIQRDQIEDYAARKGTSPESCERWLAPNLGYEP; this is encoded by the coding sequence ATGTCTGATAACACTATTGCACCTGCCAAAACTGAAACCCTGAAAAACCTGCTGCGCACGCGCGTGCTGGTGCTCGACGGCGCGATGGGAACCATGATTCAGAAGCACAATCTCGAGGAAGAAGATTTTCGCGGGACCCGTTTTCAGGACTGGCCGGTGAACCTGAAAGGCAATAACGACCTGTTGAGCATTACCCGGCCGGATATCATCAGGGGGATTCATGAGGCTTTTCTGGAAGCCGGTGCGGATATCATTGAGACCAATACTTTTAGCTCGAACCGCATTTCGCTGGCGGATTATCAACAGGAGGCCTTCACGCATGAGCTGAACGTGGCCTCAGCCCGTCTTGCCCGTGAAGCTGCCGATGCCTTTACCGCGCAAAATCCCGATAAGCCGCGTTTTGTGGCCGGTGCGATGGGGCCGACCAACCGCACGCTCTCGATGTCACCGGATGTAAACGACCCCGGCTACCGCGCCGTGACCTTTGAGGAACTCAGCGCGGCCTATTATGAGCAAATCGAGGGTTTGGTGGAAGGCGGCGCTGACATCCTGCTGGTTGAGACCATTTTCGATACGCTCAACGCCAAAGCTGCGCTCTACGCCATTCAGCAACACGCGCAGCATACCGGCATGCAGCTGCCGGTGATGATTTCCGGGACCATTGTTGATCAAAGCGGACGCACGCTTTCCGGGCAGACGACCCGCGCGTTCTGGACGTCTCTTATGCACACGCCCAACCTGATTTCCATCGGCCTGAACTGCGCGCTTGGCTCCAAACAAATGCGTCCGTTTATTCAGGAGCTTTCCAGGGTTTCGCATGTGTGCACGAGCCTGTACCCGAATGCGGGGCTGCCCAACGAGTTCGGGGAGTATGATGAATCTGCCGAGTACTTCGGGAATGCGATTCGCGACTATTTAAATGATGGTTTTCTGAACTTGGTCGGCGGCTGTTGCGGTACGACGCCCGAGCACATTGCTGCTGTGGCGCGACAGGCGGCACAGGCGAAACCCCGCGAACTGCCGCGTCCGACACGCCTGCTTTCGCTTTCGGGACTCGAGCCGCTTGTCATCACGCCTGAGACCAATTTTGTGAACATAGGCGAGCGCACCAACGTGACCGGCTCACCCCGTTTTGCGCGTCTCATCAAAGAGGACAATCTCGACGAAGCCCTATCCGTGGCGCGTCAGCAAGTGGAGAACGGTGCGCAGATTATTGACATCAATATGGATGAGGGCATGCTCGATTCCGAGGCCCTCATGCGGCGCTTCCTGAACCTGCTCGCCGCCGAGCCGGATATTTCCCGCGTGCCGGTGATGATTGATTCCTCGAAGTGGAGCGTGCTGAAGGCCGGACTCGAAAGCACGCAGGGCAAGTGCGTGGTCAACTCCATCAGCCTGAAAGAAGGCGAGGAAGCCTTCAAAGCACAGGCCCGCGAAATCATGAAATACGGTGCGGCGGTGGTTGTGATGGCCTTCGATGAGCAGGGTCAGGCCGATGTGTACGAGCGCAAAATTGAAGTCTGCGCCCGCGCCTACCGCATTTTGGTGGATGAAGTCGGCTTTCCGCCGCAGGATATCATTTTCGACCCCAACGTGCTGACCGTTGCTACCGGCATTGAAGAGCACAACTCCTATGCCCTCGATTTTATCCGGGCGACAAAGTGGATCAAAGAAAACCTGCCGCATGCGAAAGTGAGCGGCGGCATCAGCAACATTTCGTTTTCCTTCCGCGGCAACAATCCCGTGCGCGAAGCCATGCACTCGGCTTTCCTGTTTCACGCAATCCGTGCGGGTCTCGATATGGGCATCGTGAACGCGGGCATGCTCGAAGTGTACGACGACATCCCGCAGGACCTGCTCACGCATGTGGAGGACGTGCTCCTGAACCGTCATCCGGACGCGACCGAGCGGCTCGTGACTTTCGCCGAGAATTTTGTGTCCAACGGCAAACAGAAGGAGGTCAAAACCCTGGAATGGCGCGAGAAAAGCGTGGAAGAGCGCCTGCAGTACGCCCTGCTCAAAGGCATCGTGGATTTTGTGGAAGACGACACCGAGGAAGCACGCCTTAAATACCCGGAGCCGCTTCAGGTGATTGAAGGTCCGCTGATGGACGGCATGAACGTGGTCGGCGATCTTTTTGGCGAAGGCAAGATGTTTCTCCCGCAGGTCGTGAAAAGCGCCCGCGTGATGAAGAAATCGGTAGCCGTACTTATTCCGTACATCGAAGAGGCGCAGCGTCAGGCGCAGACTTCAACGGCCAAAGCCAAGGTGCTGCTTGCAACGGTGAAAGGTGATGTGCACGACATCGGCAAAAACATCGTGGGCGTCGTGCTTGCCTGCAATAACTTTGAAGTGATTGATCTCGGGGTGATGGTGCCTGCCGAAAAAATTCTGGAAGAAGCACAGCGGCAACAAGTGGACGTGATCGGCCTGAGCGGACTCATCACGCCTTCGCTCGATGAAATGGTGCACGTGGCCAAAGAGATGGAGCGCCTCGGTATGAAGATTCCGCTGCTGATCGGTGGCGCGACGACTTCCCGCATTCACACCGCTGTGAAAATTGCCCCGCACTACTCCGGCCCGGTCATTCACGTGCTTGACGCCTCCCGAAGCGTACCGGTCGTGGGCAAACTTACCACCGAAAGCATGCGTGAGGGCTTCGCGTCGGAAGTCCGCAGCGAGTACGAAACCCTGGCCGAGGGGCACCGCAACAAGGGCGAGCGCGAAAGCTACCGCAGCTTTGCCGCAGCCGTCGCCAACCGGACCCCCATTAACTGGAAAGCTGAAGATCTGGCCAAACCCAACAAAACCGGGATTCAGGTTTTCGAAGATGTGGACCTTGCCGAACTGCGCCCCTACATTGACTGGACGCCCTTTTTCATCACCTGGCAGCTCGCGGGCAAATACCCCGCAATTCTCGAGGATGAAATTGTAGGCGAACAGGCACGGCTGCTGTTTCAGGACGCCAATGCGCTGCTTGATGAAATCATCCGCGACAAAAGCCTGACCGCGAAAGCGGTAATGGGCATTTTCCCGGCCAACGCGGTGGGCGAGGATGTCGAGATTTACAGCGACGAGAACCGCACTGAAGTCCGGGCCGTATTCCGCATGCTCCGGCAGCAAACCCAGAAGCGCGCGGGTCAGCCCAACCGCTCCCTCGCGGATTTCATCGCACCCAAAGAAACCGGGCTGCCCGACTACTTCGGCGCCTTCGCGGTCACTACCGGCATCGGCATCGAAACCCTGCTCGAACAATGCGCCCGCGAGAACGACGATTACAAATCCATCATGATTAAAGCCGTAGCCGACCGGCTCGCCGAGGCCCTTGCCGAGTACCTGCACGAGCGTGTCCGCCGTGAAATCTGGGGATACGCCCCGGAGGAAAACCTCACCAACGACGAGCTCATCCGCGAGCACTACCGCGGCATACGTCCGGCGCCGGGCTACCCCGCCTGCCCTGATCATACCGAAAAACAGACCCTCTTCGACCTGCTGCTCGTGCCCGAAACCACGGGCATCAGCCTCACCGAATCCTTCGCGATGTACCCCGCGGCCTCAGTCAGCGGCTTCTACCTCGCCCACCCCGAATCGGCCTACTTCCGCGTAGGACGCATACAACGCGATCAGATCGAAGACTACGCCGCCCGCAAAGGCACCTCCCCCGAAAGCTGCGAACGCTGGCTCGCCCCGAATTTGGGCTACGAACCGTAG